From the Rhinatrema bivittatum chromosome 7, aRhiBiv1.1, whole genome shotgun sequence genome, one window contains:
- the C7H16orf46 gene encoding uncharacterized protein C16orf46 homolog isoform X3, producing MESCNEKELVLEKNENQQEVVQWRNSNLNETGRNLVFSLLRISEKNSEEDENSMEYVIGTGWEGAVQGWGRTSPFACLQPPKKPRKAKLGETVNSCLLCLDLLQAMDKNVTLETKATAQQSKPAGKLPAATPASSSQEEVSAEGPPVEHSKSISCLGGSKKDTVVQKLCTSHASQGEQKQAKEYAVWFQEKLKNTVNTASLASREMKKGFNLDSTMLSSGIGSESEESLLLNTFLVLPPVGSAVCNDPSDVSVRKNKGIVIQQQERGHSRALMENPSSCNTSKKPEPQSERGSADKRTDLLLSKEIKIQETVPVFAATIPRPPMLRENEYFYWQCSFVPKKTSPTPLNAVTSKQNDPLAMKLLQGRTVQTRQNGRLDEPKPHCSHSIRNETKARLKTKEAP from the exons ATGGAATCCTGTAATGAAAAAGAATtggttttggaaaaaaatgaGAATCAACAAGAAGTAGTCCAGTGGAGAAATTCAAATCTAAATGAAACAGGAAGGAATCTTGTTTTTAGTCTTTTAAGGATCAGTGAAAAGAATTCAGAGGAAGATGAAAATTCTATGGAATATGTTATTGGAACAGGATGGGAGGGAGCA GTACAAGGCTGGGGAAGAACCTCTCCATTTGCTTGCCTCCAGCCCCCGAAAAAACCAAGAAAAGCAAAACTGGGAGAAACGGTCAACAGTTGCCTGTTGTGTTTAGATCTGTTACAAGCCATGGACAAAAATGTTACCCTAGAGACCAAAGCTACAGCACAGCAGTCAAAACCTGCCGGGAAGTTACCTGCGGCCACCCCGGCGTCTTCCAGTCAAGAAGAAGTTTCAGCAGAGGGACCCCCAGTGGAGCATTCCAAAAGCATCAGCTGTCTGGGAGGCTCTAAGAAAGACACCGTTGTCCAAAAGCTGTGTACCTCGCATGCCAGCCAAGGAGAACAGAAACAAGCGAAGGAGTACGCTGTCTGGTTCCAAGAGAAACTGAAAAATACTGTCAATACGGCATCCCTTGCTTccagagaaatgaagaaaggCTTCAACCTGGATTCTACCATGCTGAGTTCTGGTATTGGCTCTGAAAGTGAGGAATCACTGCTTTTAAATACATTTCTGGTTCTGCCTCCTGTGGGATCCGCAGTGTGCAATGATCCTTCAGATGTTTCAGTCAGGAAAAATAAAGGCATTGTGATCCAGCAACAAGAGAGAGGGCACAGCAGGGCATTAATGGAGAATCCTTCCTCATGCAACACAAGCAAAAAACCAGAGCCACAGAGTGAAAGAGGAAGTGCTGACAAAAGAACTGATCTGCTGCTGAGTAAAGAGATAAAAATTCAAGAAACTGTACCTGTTTTTGCCGCCACAATCCCAAGGCCTCCTATGTTACgagaaaatgaatatttttacTGGCAGTGCTCTTTTGTACCCAAGAAAACCAGTCCCACCCCATTAAATGCTGTCACCTCAAAACAAAATGATCCTCTCGCTATGAAATTGCTGCAGGGAAGGACAGTACAGACCAGACAGAATGGGAGGCTGGATGAGCCCAAGCCTCACTGTAGTCACAGCATCAGAAATGAGACTAAAGCACGACTCAAAACCAAG
- the C7H16orf46 gene encoding uncharacterized protein C16orf46 homolog isoform X4 yields MDKNVTLETKATAQQSKPAGKLPAATPASSSQEEVSAEGPPVEHSKSISCLGGSKKDTVVQKLCTSHASQGEQKQAKEYAVWFQEKLKNTVNTASLASREMKKGFNLDSTMLSSGIGSESEESLLLNTFLVLPPVGSAVCNDPSDVSVRKNKGIVIQQQERGHSRALMENPSSCNTSKKPEPQSERGSADKRTDLLLSKEIKIQETVPVFAATIPRPPMLRENEYFYWQCSFVPKKTSPTPLNAVTSKQNDPLAMKLLQGRTVQTRQNGRLDEPKPHCSHSIRNETKARLKTKVEINPLLTGPLLPALTVTRVEIPVSSYRPL; encoded by the coding sequence ATGGACAAAAATGTTACCCTAGAGACCAAAGCTACAGCACAGCAGTCAAAACCTGCCGGGAAGTTACCTGCGGCCACCCCGGCGTCTTCCAGTCAAGAAGAAGTTTCAGCAGAGGGACCCCCAGTGGAGCATTCCAAAAGCATCAGCTGTCTGGGAGGCTCTAAGAAAGACACCGTTGTCCAAAAGCTGTGTACCTCGCATGCCAGCCAAGGAGAACAGAAACAAGCGAAGGAGTACGCTGTCTGGTTCCAAGAGAAACTGAAAAATACTGTCAATACGGCATCCCTTGCTTccagagaaatgaagaaaggCTTCAACCTGGATTCTACCATGCTGAGTTCTGGTATTGGCTCTGAAAGTGAGGAATCACTGCTTTTAAATACATTTCTGGTTCTGCCTCCTGTGGGATCCGCAGTGTGCAATGATCCTTCAGATGTTTCAGTCAGGAAAAATAAAGGCATTGTGATCCAGCAACAAGAGAGAGGGCACAGCAGGGCATTAATGGAGAATCCTTCCTCATGCAACACAAGCAAAAAACCAGAGCCACAGAGTGAAAGAGGAAGTGCTGACAAAAGAACTGATCTGCTGCTGAGTAAAGAGATAAAAATTCAAGAAACTGTACCTGTTTTTGCCGCCACAATCCCAAGGCCTCCTATGTTACgagaaaatgaatatttttacTGGCAGTGCTCTTTTGTACCCAAGAAAACCAGTCCCACCCCATTAAATGCTGTCACCTCAAAACAAAATGATCCTCTCGCTATGAAATTGCTGCAGGGAAGGACAGTACAGACCAGACAGAATGGGAGGCTGGATGAGCCCAAGCCTCACTGTAGTCACAGCATCAGAAATGAGACTAAAGCACGACTCAAAACCAAGGTAGAGATTAATCCGCTGCTAACGGGACCTTTGCTGCCTGCTCTCACCGTTACCAGAGTAGAAATACCAGTGTCCTCTTACAGACCGCTGTAA
- the C7H16orf46 gene encoding uncharacterized protein C16orf46 homolog isoform X2, whose amino-acid sequence MESCNEKELVLEKNENQQEVVQWRNSNLNETGRNLVFSLLRISEKNSEEDENSMEYVIGTGWEGAVQGWGRTSPFACLQPPKKPRKAKLGETVNSCLLCLDLLQAMDKNVTLETKATAQQSKPAGKLPAATPASSSQEEVSAEGPPVEHSKSISCLGGSKKDTVVQKLCTSHASQGEQKQAKEYAVWFQEKLKNTVNTASLASREMKKGFNLDSTMLSSGIGSESEESLLLNTFLVLPPVGSAVCNDPSDVSVRKNKGIVIQQQERGHSRALMENPSSCNTSKKPEPQSERGSADKRTDLLLSKEIKIQETVPVFAATIPRPPMLRENEYFYWQCSFVPKKTSPTPLNAVTSKQNDPLAMKLLQGRTVQTRQNGRLDEPKPHCSHSIRNETKARLKTKKVSHSTSVLSHTDLD is encoded by the exons ATGGAATCCTGTAATGAAAAAGAATtggttttggaaaaaaatgaGAATCAACAAGAAGTAGTCCAGTGGAGAAATTCAAATCTAAATGAAACAGGAAGGAATCTTGTTTTTAGTCTTTTAAGGATCAGTGAAAAGAATTCAGAGGAAGATGAAAATTCTATGGAATATGTTATTGGAACAGGATGGGAGGGAGCA GTACAAGGCTGGGGAAGAACCTCTCCATTTGCTTGCCTCCAGCCCCCGAAAAAACCAAGAAAAGCAAAACTGGGAGAAACGGTCAACAGTTGCCTGTTGTGTTTAGATCTGTTACAAGCCATGGACAAAAATGTTACCCTAGAGACCAAAGCTACAGCACAGCAGTCAAAACCTGCCGGGAAGTTACCTGCGGCCACCCCGGCGTCTTCCAGTCAAGAAGAAGTTTCAGCAGAGGGACCCCCAGTGGAGCATTCCAAAAGCATCAGCTGTCTGGGAGGCTCTAAGAAAGACACCGTTGTCCAAAAGCTGTGTACCTCGCATGCCAGCCAAGGAGAACAGAAACAAGCGAAGGAGTACGCTGTCTGGTTCCAAGAGAAACTGAAAAATACTGTCAATACGGCATCCCTTGCTTccagagaaatgaagaaaggCTTCAACCTGGATTCTACCATGCTGAGTTCTGGTATTGGCTCTGAAAGTGAGGAATCACTGCTTTTAAATACATTTCTGGTTCTGCCTCCTGTGGGATCCGCAGTGTGCAATGATCCTTCAGATGTTTCAGTCAGGAAAAATAAAGGCATTGTGATCCAGCAACAAGAGAGAGGGCACAGCAGGGCATTAATGGAGAATCCTTCCTCATGCAACACAAGCAAAAAACCAGAGCCACAGAGTGAAAGAGGAAGTGCTGACAAAAGAACTGATCTGCTGCTGAGTAAAGAGATAAAAATTCAAGAAACTGTACCTGTTTTTGCCGCCACAATCCCAAGGCCTCCTATGTTACgagaaaatgaatatttttacTGGCAGTGCTCTTTTGTACCCAAGAAAACCAGTCCCACCCCATTAAATGCTGTCACCTCAAAACAAAATGATCCTCTCGCTATGAAATTGCTGCAGGGAAGGACAGTACAGACCAGACAGAATGGGAGGCTGGATGAGCCCAAGCCTCACTGTAGTCACAGCATCAGAAATGAGACTAAAGCACGACTCAAAACCAAG AAGGTATCTCATTCTACAAGCGTGTTGTCTCACACAGATTTGGACTAA
- the C7H16orf46 gene encoding uncharacterized protein C16orf46 homolog isoform X1 has translation MESCNEKELVLEKNENQQEVVQWRNSNLNETGRNLVFSLLRISEKNSEEDENSMEYVIGTGWEGAVQGWGRTSPFACLQPPKKPRKAKLGETVNSCLLCLDLLQAMDKNVTLETKATAQQSKPAGKLPAATPASSSQEEVSAEGPPVEHSKSISCLGGSKKDTVVQKLCTSHASQGEQKQAKEYAVWFQEKLKNTVNTASLASREMKKGFNLDSTMLSSGIGSESEESLLLNTFLVLPPVGSAVCNDPSDVSVRKNKGIVIQQQERGHSRALMENPSSCNTSKKPEPQSERGSADKRTDLLLSKEIKIQETVPVFAATIPRPPMLRENEYFYWQCSFVPKKTSPTPLNAVTSKQNDPLAMKLLQGRTVQTRQNGRLDEPKPHCSHSIRNETKARLKTKVEINPLLTGPLLPALTVTRVEIPVSSYRPL, from the exons ATGGAATCCTGTAATGAAAAAGAATtggttttggaaaaaaatgaGAATCAACAAGAAGTAGTCCAGTGGAGAAATTCAAATCTAAATGAAACAGGAAGGAATCTTGTTTTTAGTCTTTTAAGGATCAGTGAAAAGAATTCAGAGGAAGATGAAAATTCTATGGAATATGTTATTGGAACAGGATGGGAGGGAGCA GTACAAGGCTGGGGAAGAACCTCTCCATTTGCTTGCCTCCAGCCCCCGAAAAAACCAAGAAAAGCAAAACTGGGAGAAACGGTCAACAGTTGCCTGTTGTGTTTAGATCTGTTACAAGCCATGGACAAAAATGTTACCCTAGAGACCAAAGCTACAGCACAGCAGTCAAAACCTGCCGGGAAGTTACCTGCGGCCACCCCGGCGTCTTCCAGTCAAGAAGAAGTTTCAGCAGAGGGACCCCCAGTGGAGCATTCCAAAAGCATCAGCTGTCTGGGAGGCTCTAAGAAAGACACCGTTGTCCAAAAGCTGTGTACCTCGCATGCCAGCCAAGGAGAACAGAAACAAGCGAAGGAGTACGCTGTCTGGTTCCAAGAGAAACTGAAAAATACTGTCAATACGGCATCCCTTGCTTccagagaaatgaagaaaggCTTCAACCTGGATTCTACCATGCTGAGTTCTGGTATTGGCTCTGAAAGTGAGGAATCACTGCTTTTAAATACATTTCTGGTTCTGCCTCCTGTGGGATCCGCAGTGTGCAATGATCCTTCAGATGTTTCAGTCAGGAAAAATAAAGGCATTGTGATCCAGCAACAAGAGAGAGGGCACAGCAGGGCATTAATGGAGAATCCTTCCTCATGCAACACAAGCAAAAAACCAGAGCCACAGAGTGAAAGAGGAAGTGCTGACAAAAGAACTGATCTGCTGCTGAGTAAAGAGATAAAAATTCAAGAAACTGTACCTGTTTTTGCCGCCACAATCCCAAGGCCTCCTATGTTACgagaaaatgaatatttttacTGGCAGTGCTCTTTTGTACCCAAGAAAACCAGTCCCACCCCATTAAATGCTGTCACCTCAAAACAAAATGATCCTCTCGCTATGAAATTGCTGCAGGGAAGGACAGTACAGACCAGACAGAATGGGAGGCTGGATGAGCCCAAGCCTCACTGTAGTCACAGCATCAGAAATGAGACTAAAGCACGACTCAAAACCAAGGTAGAGATTAATCCGCTGCTAACGGGACCTTTGCTGCCTGCTCTCACCGTTACCAGAGTAGAAATACCAGTGTCCTCTTACAGACCGCTGTAA